The Nitrospira sp. genomic sequence TCGCCACCACGTAGGTGCCCGGCGACACACGGGTCAGCCCGCAGAGCAGATTGACGATGAATAACGGGAAGATCGGAATCAGTCGGATCGTCAACAGATAGTTGAAACCGTTTTTCGCGAAGCCCTCTTGAAACGGTTCCAAACGGCTACCGAACTTCGCCTCCACCCAGTCCCGCAGCAGATAGCGCCCGGCGAGAAACGCCAGCGTCGAGCCGGAGGTCGCCCCCAGGTTCACGTAGAGCGTGCCGACTACGCTGCCAAACAGAAACCCCCCGGCCAGTGTGAAGAACACCGCGCCCGGAAGCGAAAAGGCCACGAAGACGCAGTAGCTGACGATAAAGATAATAACGGAAGTGGTGTAATTCGCGTCCGTGAAGCCCCGCAGTGCGTCGCGGTTAGCTTTCAGCGCATCAAGCGAGAGGTAGGTGCCAAGATCAAAATAAAAGAAGGCCCCGATGGCAGCAATGAAAAGCACCGCGACGATCAGCTTGCCGCGGCCCGCCACAGGCGGGGCCGGCGCTTGCATTGATGCAGGTGAAGACATGAAAAGCATCATGGCGGCCTCGCATTGAGGTGTCAACTCTGGCTTGGAAACTCTCCGAGGGAGTCGTGGGAGGGGCCGGCACCTTGGCATCCAACCGCAAGACTAGTCCGGCAAGATCAGCGCAAAGACTGGGGTGTTGCGCTCTCGGCGGTGAAGGATTCGTTACATGCCCGGGTTAGTCAGCATGAGGCAGCCGCGTCCTGATGTTCGTGAGGTGCGTGGTTCCCTCATTTATTGAGTACCCGCTCGCCATGCGCGGGGAGCTCCCCACCCGACTGAGATACGGTGAGGTCTTCGATGAGCGCGCGCAGGGGCTCGGCCACCGACCAGGCCTGTGCGAAACAGCCGCGCGGCAAGTGTGGCGAATCGGCATCGAAAGTCTCCGACACCTGTCCGAGGCCGGCTTCGTTTAGATGCTGCTCGAGCCCGCTCAACAATCCCCGCGCCTGCTGCCTAGCCTCCGGCGTACCGCCCTGCACCCGGACCCACGCCGTTATGAACACTCCCAACAGAAATGGCCAGACCGTGCCCTGATGGTAGGCCCCGTCGCGGCTGTGCACGGTGCCCTCGTAGCGAGCACAGTAGCGCGGATCGCTCGGCGCGAGCGTGCGCAAGCCGACCGGCGTAAGCAGATGTTCCTGCACAACCTCCACAACGCGCTTCGCCTGTTTTGTCTCGAGCAGCTCCCCAGGCAAGCACACGGCGTAGATTTGATTGGGCCGCAGTGAGGCATCATCGCCGCCCTCCCCGTCAACCACATCGTAGAGATAGCCGCCCGGCTCGTACCAGAACCGCGCGCGGAACGATTTGATAGCCTTGATGCGGTCTTCGTCACACCGCTTGGCAAATAGCGTATCGCCGAATTTCTCCGCCAATTCCTTCCCGACCATTAACGCGCGCACCCAGAGGGCCTGAATCTCCACCGGCTTGCCGCAGCGCGGCGTGACCACCCAGTCGCCCACCTTAGCGTCCATCCAGGTGAGCTGCACCGTTGGTGCGCCGCCGGTGATCAGCCCGTCTTCATCCATTCGAATGTTATAGCGTGTGCCCTGTCGGTAGCCGTCGAGAATGGCCCGCACGGCGGGCCAGACGACGTCACGCGCCGTGGCATGATCCGTTGTGGCGTCGAGATACCGGCCGACGGCATGGACAAACCAGAGCGAGGCGTCAATCGTGTTGTACTCCGGCGTCTCGCCCACATCGGGAAAGCGGTTGGGGATCATCCCCTGCGAGATATGCGCGGCAAAGGCCGTGATAATCTGCCGCGCGACGTCATAGCGCCTGGTGACGAGGCACAGGCCCGGTAGCGAGATGAATGTGTCCCGCCCCCAATCGGTGAACCAGGGATAGCCGGCGATGACGGTTTTCTGCCGGCCGCGGTCTGAGAGAAAGGCGTCGGCTGCGGTCCAGAGCGCGCGGGTTAAAGGATCGTGATCCTGCATGGTCTCGGCCCGCTGCCTGCGGCGGCGACGTTCCTCATGCATGAGGGTTTCCGGCTCGACCGCTTCAAGCAGTTCTGTCGTCAGCACGAGCCCGACCGGATGACCTGGCATCAGTTCCATTGTGAACTCACCGGGCGACCACCAGTCTTCCTCACCGTCTAGTCCACGCTCCTGCTCGATCGGCAGTTGGACGCGGCGGTGCCAAGCAGGCGCGTGGCAATAGGTTCCGCTGAAGAAGGCCCGGATCGCCGGCACGCCGTCATAGGGCTGCCACAGGATCGGATTGGTGCCACACACCCCCGGCCAGAGGCTTTGATTCTCGTGGTGCGTGCTGTGGTAGTCGCGACCCGACAGCATGGGACGCACCATGAGCGCGGCGGTGCAGCCGTGCGCCCCCACCAGCTGCCAGCGCACGACGACCAGGTCGCGGCCATGCGGGCAAAAGATTTCGCGCACGATTTGTCCAGCGCCGACGTCATAGGTCCAGGTCGGCCAGGGGGCGAGCGAAAAACCGATGCAGCGCCGGTACCCGCCCGGATGGACCGCGCCGGGATAGCAATTGGTCGAGAGCGCGTGCGTCTCTTTGCCGATTAAGAACTGCTCTTCGAGATGATTGACGAGGACGACCCGGTCCACCGGCGGGTTGCGCGCGACCAATAAAAGCGCGTGGTAGCGACGGGTGTTGGGGCCGGCCACCGTTCCGGACGCAAACCCGCCTCGCCCGTTCGTCTCCAGCCATTCAAGACTCAGTGCTTGCTCAAAGTTTTGGCAGGTGCCTTGATCAAGTTTCATAATACAACAGCGCTGAATGTTAAATTTTCAACGCTCAATTCAAAATTCGACATCAGGGCTATTATAGGCCCTGGACCGGCTTAAAGGGGCAGGTCACGATCGGCTGCGTTGCCTTAGGCCCCCTCTCCCCCCATCAGTTTTTGGATGACCGCTATCCCACTGGGGGGAGCATGCTGGCGGAAAACCTGTAATTGTTCAGCTTTTGTAGCGGAAAAACCCGACGGGTCAGTTCAGGGGGATCTCTTCCCGGTTGAGCAGATATTCGATGATTTCGATCTTGTCGCGCAGAAGGCGTTGCACTTTGGGGGACATGGGCACGACAGCGCCGACCGGCTTACCCGCTTCCAAATCCTCGAGCGCGGGCAGCGCTCTCAAAATCGCCCTTTCATTTTCCGATCTAAAGGCAGCCATTGATCAACTCTCGGCTACCTTCATCATACTACGCGAATTTATTGCGTGCCAGTGAGGGGGGGCAACGCTCCGAGATAGGCGAAAGACCCGATTTTCAGAAGTGGACTGTCAGCGCGAAGACGGAAATCGCCGTTGCTGGGGTTCACAAAACGAGGATCCTCGCGAAGGTCGGAGGGCGACTTGAGGTCCGGTGCCGGCACAGGCGGCGGACCCGATCGCAAATAATCGTTCTGGCTGTTGAAAAAGGCATTGTACGAGAGCGTAACGGTGCTGGCCGGCGCTACCGCCACGCCCGTGGCGTTTAATCCAACGATGTTCCCGGACGCCTCCCCGCTCGATCTGTCCAAAAAAGCCGCCCCGCCCCCGTTTTTGGCGATCGTGTTACCGACCAGCACTGCGCGCGCCTGATCCGTCACCACTACGCCTTCAAACAGACTGCCTGTGATGACGTTACGTTCCAACCGTACGTCGGACTTCCCGCCGACCGTCACGCCATGGTCGTTGTCGTGGATCAGATTCTCCGTCAATACTGCCTGCGAATCGGCGAACTGCACGCCCGTCGTTTCACTGCCGCCCAGCGTGCAGCGCTCGATGTGCACGCCTGCAACCTGTTGCCCGAACAGCTTACCGTTGATCACCACTTGGCGCAGCAGAATGCCTTTGCCGTTGAAGATGCCCATGGCCAAACCACCGTGCTCCTGAATGGTGAGGCCGCTGATTTCGATGTTGGTCGCGCCGTAAGGCCACTTGCCGATGTGGAGCGAACCAACAAGGTCGCGCCCAAGAATCTGCACCTTGTCCACGCCATCGCCAACGATGCGCACGCGATCCTTACTGTGGATGGTCACGTTTTCCGGATAGGCGCCAGCCTTAATGCGTACAATATCGCCTTTTGTCGCTGCATCGATCGCCTCCTGGATGGAGGTGTATTGTCCACTGCCGTCCAGCGCCACGACGAGCGTACGTGCACCGTCGATGACCAGCGCGGGAGCGTGGGCGAGCGGCGGCACCGACGGCTTGTCCGCGCAGGCCGTGAGCCAGAAACAGGACACCGCAATAATTACAAGTCGCACGAAGAACATGTGAGGGTGATACAGGCGCGCGGCAAAGGAAGTCAAGCGTGGGAGACGTTATCCATTACACGTAAATCGTTATTTGCAAGGAACGATCCGCGCTCCACGCCAAATCCGTGCTATGCTGCGGCATGATTCTAGTCGGACTCACCGGCGGAGTCGCCTGCGGTAAGAGCAGCGTCGCGCGCCTCTTCCAGGACTGCGGTGCGATCCTGATTGATGCGGACAGTCTCGCCCGCATGGTCGTCGAGCCAGGCAAGCCGGCCTTCAAAGCCGTCGTCACGGCTTTTGGAAAGAAAATTCTCTCCCCCGATGGCACATTAAAACGGGAGTCGCTCGGCAAGATCGTCTTCGCCAGTCCAGCCAAGCTCAAAAAACTAAGTGCCATCGTTCATCCGCGCGTCGCCCGAGAACAGGCCAGGATGACCCGCGCGGTCGCCGAGCAGGAACCTCAAGCCGTCGTCATCTATGATGCCCCGGTCCTGATCGAAGCTGGCGCACACAAACGGATGAACAAGATTCTCGTCGTCTCAGCCGATGAACAGACCCAGATCACGCGTCTCCAGAATCGCAATCACCTCTCCAAAACGGAAGCCCTCCGCCGCATCAAGAGCCAGATGCCGCTCAAAAAGAAAATCGAGCTAGCCGACTACGTCATTAACGGTACGCTGTCCTATGAGCAGACGAAGCACGAAGTGCAGCGGATCTACGCTGAACTGAAGCGGCTCGCCTAGTCAGGATGCTGGCAAAAACTGCCGCCTTTAGTCTCGCGTCGCTCGGAACCGCACTGCACTGAATACGTACGCCGCGGGCCCTCGCTGACTGCGGCCGCGCCGGTCAGCCTTTTTGAACCTCCTACTATCTCCGTACACCTCTCTTTTTCCATATGACAGCCTGTGTTAGAGTTACTCCCATGCGCCACGTCGTCATCATCGGATCGGGGCCGGCCGGCCTCACCGCCGCCATTTACGCGGCACGGGCCAACCTGTCCCCGCTCGTCATCGAGGGCCTACAAGCTGGCGGACAACTCACAACCACGACCGAAGTCGAGAACTATCCGGGCTTCTCCCACGCCATCATGGGGCCCGACCTAATGAAGGAGATGCGCGCGCAGGCAGAACGGTTCGGCGCGACGTTTTTCCAGGGCGATGTGACGAACGTGGACCTCAAGAAACAGCCGTTCACCATTACCCTCGAAGGCGAGGCGCCGATTGAGGCCGCAGCCCTCATCATCGCCACCGGGGCCTCGGCGCAATATCTCGGCCTTCCCAATGAGCGGCGGCTACTCGGGCACGGCGTTTCGGCCTGCGCTACCTGCGACGGATTTTTCTTTAAAAACAAGGCCCTGGTCGTAGTCGGCGGCGGCGACAGCGCGATGGAGGAATCCATGTTTCTGACCAAGTTCGCCTCGCGCGTCCACGTCGTGCACCGGCGGGACAAACTGCGCTCCTCCAAGATCATGCAGGACCGTGCCATGAAGAACGAAAAAATCTCCTTTGTCTGGAATTCATCTGTGGAAGATATCTTAGGCGATCAGGTCGTGACCGGCGTGAAGCTGAAGAATCATGTGACAGGGAAAACGTCAGAACTGCCCTGCGCGGGTGTCTTCATGGCCATTGGCCACAAACCGAACACGGATCTTTTCAAGGGACAGCTCGACCTAGACGCGAAAGGCTATATCCTGACGAACAACGGCACCGCGACGAGCGTGCCGGGTGTCTTTGCCGCGGGCGACGTGCAGGACGCGAAATACCGACAGGCTGTGACCGCCGCTGGCTCCGGCTGCATGGCGGCAATTGACGCCGAGCGATATCTTGAAAACCAAGGTTGCGCTTGAGGCTACGGTTACGCGACCACGCACCTCTCCCACCTCAACCTGAGCCTTCACCTGCGAAGCCCATGCGCTGCGTTCTCGTCCATTATCACGAATTGGCCCTCAAAGGCCGCAACCGCCCCTTCTTCGTGGGCAAGCTCGTCCGGCACATCCGCACGGTGCTTAAGGGTCTCGGTGTCGTCAGGACAGAGCCGTTGCAGGGCCGGATTCGCATTGTTCTCAAGGACGACGCGCTCTGGGAGCCCATTAAAGAACGCTTGGCGCGCGTATTCGGCATCGCCAACTTTTCGCTCAACCACGGGACGCCGCTCGACCTGACGCATCCTGACTTGGACGAATTGAAAAAACTCGCGGGGCAGGCCGTGCAAGGCTTGCCCTTCTCCACCTTCCGCATATCTACTAAACGCGCGGACAAGCGGTTTCGGCTCACTTCAATGGATGTCGAGCGGGCCATCGGCGCGCATGTCTGCGCCCTCACCGGCAAGAAGGTCAATCTGTCCGAGCCGGACCTGAGCATTCACATCGAAATGCTGGCGCGGCAGACCTATCTCTCGGTACAAAAGGAACAGGGCTCCGGTGGCATGCCGACCGGCGTGAGCGGCAAGGTGGCCTGTTTGATTTCAGGCGGCATTGATTCGCCCGTGGCCGCCCATCGCATGCTGCATCGCGGCTGCAAAGCCACCTTCGTCCATTTTCACGGCCGGCCCTTCGTCAGCCGGGCATCGGAGGAAAAGGTTCGTGAGATTGTCCAGGTTCTTACCCGCTATCAATTGTACTCACGGCTCTATCTTGTACCCTTCGGCGAAATTCAACAGCAGATCGTGGCCACTGCGCCGGCGCCGCTGCGCGTCGTGCTCTACCGCCGCCTGATGATCCGCATCGCCCAGGAATTTGCTCAGCGCGATAAGTGCTGGGCGCTCGTCACCGGCGATAGCCTCGGCCAAGTGGCCTCGCAGACGCCGGAGAATCTCAGCGTTGTGGAAGAGGCCGCCCAGTTGCCGATTTTGCGTCCACTGATCGGCATGGACAAGAGCGAAATCACCGACCAGGCGCAGCGCATCGGCACCTTCGACATTTCCATTGAGCCGGATCAAGACTGCTGCCGGCTGTTCGTCCCGCCGCATCCCAGCACCCGGTCGAGCCTCGTCTATGTCCGCAAGGCCGAACGCGGGTTCGATCTTGATGCGCTCGTTAAACAGGGCCTCGACAAGACCGAGCTCGCCGAATTCTCTTTTCCCGAGTAAACTGAGTTTCCAAGCGGGTTCCCTTCACAATGTTGCTCCAACTCCACACTCATAACAACGATTCGATGGCCACTCGTCATTCGCGCACCTGAAGTTCCTGTGCTAGAATCCCGCGCACAGGAGGCCCCATGCACACTCAGACTGCTCATGCCGCGTTCGCAGTGACCACCCTCCTGCTCATGACAATGATCGGGACCCCCGAATCCGCGCAGGCCTCCCCAACCCCTCCGCCCATGTCCGATTCCACGGCGACCACCGAATTGAACTGTAGTTTCGGCATGGGAAAGGGCGAGGCAGGGCAAAACTGTCAGGTGCCCATCCCACCCGGCTGTGCCGTGGCCCACTTGCCCGGCACGACCAAGCCCTGGACGAACATTTCGAAAGGCGGGAATACGATTTGCAAGTTTGACGATAAGGCGACGAACTGGAAGACCCGCATCATCGGCACCTGCGGCAAATGCAAGACCGATCATTGTTCGGTGCAGTTCATCGTGAAGTTTGATTGTTCTCAAAGAAAATAGCCGTGTCACTTGCTGACGCAATCAAGCAGGAGGCCCATGCGCTCGGCTTCGATGCCGTCGGGATCGCCCGCGTCGACGCCCTACCCGCTACGCTCTCCTCCCGCCTAACCGACTGGCTGGGCCGCGGCTATCACGGCGCGATGCAGTGGATGGAGAAGACGCCCGCCCGCCGGGCTGATCCCCGCGACGTGCTCCCTGGCTGTCGCTCGCTGATCGCCCTCGGCATGAACTACTACACCGGCCATCAAGCGGACGAACGGCCCGGACACGGCCGTATCGCGCGCTATGCCTGGGGACAGGACTACCACGCGGTGTTGCGCGATCGGCTCGAACAACTGGAGGCACGGATCACGGCTTTGGCGCCGGAGGCCGCCACTCGCTTGTATGTGGATACCGGTCCCGTAATGGAAAAAGCCTGGGCGCAACAGGCCGGCCTCGGCTGGATTGGCAAACATTCCAATCTGGTTTCCACCCGTTACGGCTCCTGGCTCGTGCTGGGTGAAGTGCTGACAACCCTGGACTTGGATGCTGACGAACCGGCGACCGATCTCTGCGGCACCTGCACGCTCTGCCTCAAGGCCTGTCCGACCGGCGCCATCACGGAACCGTATCTCGTTGACGCGCGCCGTTGCATTTCCTACCTGACGATCGAACTACACAAACCCGGCGATGAAATTCCGTCCGACCTGGCATCCAAGCTCGGCAATCGCATCTTCGGCTGCGACGATTGTCTTGATATCTGTCCGTACAACGTTCACGCGACGCCCACGGACGAGCCGGCCTTCCAGCCTACACCGGGGACGCTGGCGCCACGCTTGGAGCGGCTGGCTACGATGAAGAAAGATGAATTTTCAACGACTTTCCGTTTAAGCCCAATCTCACGATCCAAGCACGCCGGGTTTCTTCGGAATATCCGGCTGGCCATCAAAAACACGTCCGTCCGCACAACCTGACCCCCCGCGCCCCCCCTTGTACTCAGTTTTTTCCGGGAGTACGTTTCCGTCCATCACTTTTCGTCTACGGCAAACCTAGCGATCCGATCAGCCAGCTCAGCAAGAGCACCGCGTTTCGCATGCAACTGCCGCTCGCCGCTTTGTGACCGCTCCTATTTCAATTCGACGACCGTCACGCCGTCGCCGCCTTCGGCCCGCTCGCCGGGGCGGAACGTCGCCACGTAGGGCGAGGATTTCACATACTCGCGGATGACAGCCTTCAGTTTGCCCGTGCCGTGGCCGTGAATGATCCGCAGCAGGGCCGCGCCGGTCAGCGTGGCCCTGTCGAGCGCCGCCACGGTCATCTCCAGCGCCTCGTCAGCCATGCGACCGCGCAGATCCAGCACTGTCGCCGTTTCGGATTCGGCCAGCGAAGGCTGATCACGTGGACGACTTGTCACGGCAGGAGCGGCACGCGCGGGCTCATGCGGTCCAGCCAGCCCGACCAAGCCCGAAATATCCACCGACATCTCCCTATCGCCGACGCACACCTTCACCCGTTTTTTGCCCTGCGGCGCTTCCAGTAGCGTCCCGGTTTTCCCCAGACGGGATAATTCAACGCGGTCGCCGGCCGTCAATTGCCCGACCGGAA encodes the following:
- the queG gene encoding tRNA epoxyqueuosine(34) reductase QueG, whose translation is MAVSLADAIKQEAHALGFDAVGIARVDALPATLSSRLTDWLGRGYHGAMQWMEKTPARRADPRDVLPGCRSLIALGMNYYTGHQADERPGHGRIARYAWGQDYHAVLRDRLEQLEARITALAPEAATRLYVDTGPVMEKAWAQQAGLGWIGKHSNLVSTRYGSWLVLGEVLTTLDLDADEPATDLCGTCTLCLKACPTGAITEPYLVDARRCISYLTIELHKPGDEIPSDLASKLGNRIFGCDDCLDICPYNVHATPTDEPAFQPTPGTLAPRLERLATMKKDEFSTTFRLSPISRSKHAGFLRNIRLAIKNTSVRTT
- a CDS encoding glycogen debranching protein, giving the protein MKLDQGTCQNFEQALSLEWLETNGRGGFASGTVAGPNTRRYHALLLVARNPPVDRVVLVNHLEEQFLIGKETHALSTNCYPGAVHPGGYRRCIGFSLAPWPTWTYDVGAGQIVREIFCPHGRDLVVVRWQLVGAHGCTAALMVRPMLSGRDYHSTHHENQSLWPGVCGTNPILWQPYDGVPAIRAFFSGTYCHAPAWHRRVQLPIEQERGLDGEEDWWSPGEFTMELMPGHPVGLVLTTELLEAVEPETLMHEERRRRRQRAETMQDHDPLTRALWTAADAFLSDRGRQKTVIAGYPWFTDWGRDTFISLPGLCLVTRRYDVARQIITAFAAHISQGMIPNRFPDVGETPEYNTIDASLWFVHAVGRYLDATTDHATARDVVWPAVRAILDGYRQGTRYNIRMDEDGLITGGAPTVQLTWMDAKVGDWVVTPRCGKPVEIQALWVRALMVGKELAEKFGDTLFAKRCDEDRIKAIKSFRARFWYEPGGYLYDVVDGEGGDDASLRPNQIYAVCLPGELLETKQAKRVVEVVQEHLLTPVGLRTLAPSDPRYCARYEGTVHSRDGAYHQGTVWPFLLGVFITAWVRVQGGTPEARQQARGLLSGLEQHLNEAGLGQVSETFDADSPHLPRGCFAQAWSVAEPLRALIEDLTVSQSGGELPAHGERVLNK
- the thiI gene encoding tRNA 4-thiouridine(8) synthase ThiI; the encoded protein is MRCVLVHYHELALKGRNRPFFVGKLVRHIRTVLKGLGVVRTEPLQGRIRIVLKDDALWEPIKERLARVFGIANFSLNHGTPLDLTHPDLDELKKLAGQAVQGLPFSTFRISTKRADKRFRLTSMDVERAIGAHVCALTGKKVNLSEPDLSIHIEMLARQTYLSVQKEQGSGGMPTGVSGKVACLISGGIDSPVAAHRMLHRGCKATFVHFHGRPFVSRASEEKVREIVQVLTRYQLYSRLYLVPFGEIQQQIVATAPAPLRVVLYRRLMIRIAQEFAQRDKCWALVTGDSLGQVASQTPENLSVVEEAAQLPILRPLIGMDKSEITDQAQRIGTFDISIEPDQDCCRLFVPPHPSTRSSLVYVRKAERGFDLDALVKQGLDKTELAEFSFPE
- a CDS encoding TVP38/TMEM64 family protein, whose amino-acid sequence is MMLFMSSPASMQAPAPPVAGRGKLIVAVLFIAAIGAFFYFDLGTYLSLDALKANRDALRGFTDANYTTSVIIFIVSYCVFVAFSLPGAVFFTLAGGFLFGSVVGTLYVNLGATSGSTLAFLAGRYLLRDWVEAKFGSRLEPFQEGFAKNGFNYLLTIRLIPIFPLFIVNLLCGLTRVSPGTYVVATALGIIPASFIYAYAGQQLGAINSLKEIASPNVLMALMLLGLLALAPIAYKKYTAKKSAA
- a CDS encoding dephospho-CoA kinase codes for the protein MILVGLTGGVACGKSSVARLFQDCGAILIDADSLARMVVEPGKPAFKAVVTAFGKKILSPDGTLKRESLGKIVFASPAKLKKLSAIVHPRVAREQARMTRAVAEQEPQAVVIYDAPVLIEAGAHKRMNKILVVSADEQTQITRLQNRNHLSKTEALRRIKSQMPLKKKIELADYVINGTLSYEQTKHEVQRIYAELKRLA
- the trxB gene encoding thioredoxin-disulfide reductase: MRHVVIIGSGPAGLTAAIYAARANLSPLVIEGLQAGGQLTTTTEVENYPGFSHAIMGPDLMKEMRAQAERFGATFFQGDVTNVDLKKQPFTITLEGEAPIEAAALIIATGASAQYLGLPNERRLLGHGVSACATCDGFFFKNKALVVVGGGDSAMEESMFLTKFASRVHVVHRRDKLRSSKIMQDRAMKNEKISFVWNSSVEDILGDQVVTGVKLKNHVTGKTSELPCAGVFMAIGHKPNTDLFKGQLDLDAKGYILTNNGTATSVPGVFAAGDVQDAKYRQAVTAAGSGCMAAIDAERYLENQGCA